In Camelina sativa cultivar DH55 chromosome 13, Cs, whole genome shotgun sequence, the genomic window NNNNNNNNNNNNNNNNNNNNNNNNNNNNNNNNNNNNNNNNNNNNNNNNNNNNNNNNNNNNNNNNNNNNNNNNNNNNNNNNNNNNNNNNNNNNNNNNNNNNNNNNNNNNNNNNNNNNNNNNNNNNNNNNNNNNNNNNNNNNNNNNNNNNNNNNNNNNNNNNNNNNNNNNNNNNNNNNNNNNNNNNNNNNNNNNNNNNNNNNNNNNNNNNNNNNNNNNNNNNNNNNNNNNNNNNNNNNNNNNNNNNNNNNNNNNNNNNNNNNNNNNNNNNNNNNNNNNNNNNNNNNNNNNNNNNNNNNNNNNNNNNNNNNNNNNNNNNNNNNNNNNNNNNNNNNNNNNNNNNNNNNNNNNNNNNNNNNNNNNNNNNNNNNNNNNNNNNNNNNNNNNNNNNNNNNNNNNNNNNNNNNNNNNNNNNNNNNNNNNNNNNNNNNNNNNNNNNNNNNNNNNNNNNNNNNNNNNNNNNNNNNNNNNNNNNNNNNNNNNNNNNNNNNNNNNNNNNNNNNNNNNNNNNNNNNNNNNNNNNNNNNNNNNNNNNNNNNNNNNNNNNNNNNNNNNNNNNNNNNNNNNNNNNNNNNNNNNNNNNNNNNNNNNNNNNNNNNNNNNNNNNNNNNNNNNNNNNNNNNNNNNNNNNNNNNNNNNNNNNNNNNNNNNNNNNNNNNNNNNNNNNNNNNNNNNNNNNNNNNNNNNNNNNNNNNNNNNNNNNNNNNNNNNNNNNNNNNNNNNNNNNNNNNNNNNNNNNNNNNNNNNNNNNNNNNNNNNNNNNNNNNNNNNNNNNNNNNNNNNNNNNNNNNNNNNNNNNNNNNNNNNNNNNNNNNNNNNNNNNNNNNNNNNNNNNNNNNNNNNNNNNNNNNNNNNNNNNNNNNNNNNNNNNNNNNNNNNNNNNNNNNNNNNNNNNNNNNNNNNNNNNNNNNNNNNNNNNNNNNNNNNNNNNNNNNNNNNNNNNNNNNNNNNNNNNNNNNNNNNNNNNNNNNNNNNNNNNNNNNNNNNNNNNNNNNNNNNNNNNNNNNNNNNNNNNNNNNNNNNNNNNNNNNNNNNNNNNNNNNNNNNNNNNNNNNNNNNNNNNNNNNNNNNNNNNNNNNNNNNNNNNNNNNNNNNNNNNNNNNNNNNNNNNNNNNNNNNNNNNNNNNNNNNNNNNNNNNNNNNNNNNNNNNNNNNNNNNNNNNNNNNNNNNNNNNNNNNNNNNNNNNNNNNNNNNNNNNNNNNNNNNNNNNNNNNNNNNNNNNNNNNNNNNNNNNNNNNNNNNNNNNNNNNNNNNNNNNNNNNNNNNNNNNNNNNNNNNNNNNNNNNNNNNNNNNNNNNNNNNNNNNNNNNNNNNNNNNNNNNNNNNNNNNNNNNNNNNNNNNNNNNNNNNNNNNNNNNNNNNNNNNNNNNNNNNNNNNNNNNNNNNNNNNNNNNNNNNNNNNNNNNNNNNNNNNNNNNNNNNNNNNNNNNNNNNNNNNNNNNNNNNNNNNNNNNNNNNNNNNNNNNNNNNNNNNNNNNNNNNNNNNNNNNNNNNNNNNNNNNNNNNNNNNNNNNNNNNNNNNNNNNNNNNNNNNNNNNNNNNNNNNNNNNNNNNNNNNNNNNNNNNNNNNNNNNNNNNNNNNNNNNNNNNNNNNNNNNNNNNNNNNNNNNNNNNNNNNNNNNNNNNNNNNNNNNNNNNNNNNNNNNNNNNNNNNNNNNNNNNNNNNNNNNNNNNNNNNNNNNNNNNNNNNNNNNNNNNNNNNNNNNNNNNNNNNNNNNNNNNNNNNNNNNNNNNNNNNNNNNNNNNNNNNNNNNNNNNNNNNNNNNNNNNNNNNNNNNNNNNNNNNNNNNNNNNNNNNNNNNNNNNNNNNNNNNNNNNNNNNNNNNNNNNNNNNNNNNNNNNNNNNNNNNNNNNNNNNNNNNNNNNNNNNNNNNNNNNNNNNNNNNNNNNNNNNNNNNNNNNNNNNNNNNNNNNNNNNNNNNNNNNNNNNNNNNNNNNNNNNNNNNNNNNNNNNNNNNNNNNNNNNNNNNNNNNNNNNNNNNNNNNNNNNNNNNNNNNNNNNNNNNNNNNNNNNNNNNNNNNNNNNNNNNNNNNNNNNNNNNNNNNNNNNNNNNNNNNNNNNNNNNNNNNNNNNNNNNNNNNNNNNNNNNNNNNNNNNNNNNNNNNNNNNNNNNNNNNNNNNNNNNNNNNNNNNNNNNNNNNNNNNNNNNNNNNNNNNNNNNNNNNNNNNNNNNNNNNNNNNNNNNNNNNNNNNNNNNNNNNNNNNNNNNNNNNNNNNNNNNNNNNNNNNNNNNNNNNNNNNNNNNNNNNNNNNNNNNNNNNNNNNNNNNNNNNNNNNNNNNNNNNNNNNNNNNNNNNNNNNNNNNNNNNNNNNNNNNNNNNNNNNNNNNNNNNNNNNNNNNNNNNNNNNNNNNNNNNNNNNNNNNNNNNNNNNNNNNNNNNNNNNNNNNNNNNNNNNNNNNNNNNNNNNNNNNNNNNNNNNNNNNNNNNNNNNNNNNNNNNNNNNNNNNNNNNNNNNNNNNNNNNNNNNNNNNNNNNNNNNNNNNNNNNNNNNNNNNNNNNNNNNNNNNNNNNNNNNNNNNNNNNNNNNNNNNNNNNNNNNNNNNNNNNNNNNNNNNNNNNNNNNNNNNNNNNNNNNNNNNNNNNNNNNNNNNNNNNNNNNNNNNNNNNNNNNNNNNNNNNNNNNNNNNNNNNNNNNNNNNNNNNNNNNNNNNNNNNNNNNNNNNNNNNNNNNNNNNNNNNNNNNNNNNNNNNNNNNNNNNNNNNNNNNNNNNNNNNNNNNNNNNNNNNNNNNNNNNNNNNNNNNNNNNNNNNNNNNNNNNNNNNNNNNNNNNNNNNNNNNNNNNNATTCCAGAAGAGGCAACCACAATAGACGTATAATAAACCGCAGATTTGAGATAAGCTTTAATCGATTCACGTGAGTTTGGCGGTTTTCGGACATAGACCTTGATTAAACCGAGCAAAATGACGCAAACCAGAGAAACCGAGAAAACCGAGATGAGCTTGTAGTTCTTGATTCCGGTTTCGTAGAAGGAGAATGCATAAACTAATGGTGGAATTAGGCCGAAGAAAATGTAAGACATGACCGCTACTAAGATATGTATCCGGAAATTATCACGTCTCCCTAACAATTCCTTGTACCGATCTATCTCTTGATCTGAACTGTTTCTTATATCTTGaagctacaagaaaaaaaaaaaaaatcgaatatatcaagaaatcaaagaagaaaaatatatagccAAGAAAAGGTTTACAAAGGGGTACGAGTAATTAATTACGTTTTGAGCTAGGACGATGAGTCCACCAGCCAAATTTGCGATAGCAAGAGCCAGTATATTCACTGAAACAGTAGAACTTTAAAtcattatttgttgttataaaCAGAAATAGTCTCATGATAAACTAATCTTGCATTTATttgctaattaattaaaaagaaaaaacaaagaatggTGACTTACCGGTGGAGGAACCAGAGGCAGCGGCTGAGGATACAACGCCGAGGCTGGTGATGGTCTCCGTGAGACCGCCGTAGACGGTGCTCTTCAAAACCTCAATGGCAAATCTTTCTCCGTCCGGTTGAATTTGTGGCAGTGATTGTGTTGTGTTAATACTATTTCTGATCTCTAAATTTACTTTAACTGCATATAATTTGCAAATTTTCTTAGTATAGAAGATAAATATAGTTGTATAGTATCAATCATATACAAATTTGACTAATGTTTTTTCATCAAAACCGTTCTTGATTTTCCCCAGTTTGGAATCAATTTGTCTAGTCCGGTTTAGGTGAGAGGACGAACTTAATAATTTTGTCTCGATTCAGGGATAACATACCTGGTTCCTCAACCGGTTTTGCCCTGATATAAACAAATTGTAAGAACCTTGTTCCTGAAATTGGATTAAAAAGCATGGCTCATCAAATTTATAAAACCATGCAAACCCGGCCGGAAAAAGGTGATTTAACGGTTTAGAAAAAGTTTGATATACCTAACCGGATGAAGTACTTAAGACAAGCCAAGCATGAGAAGATAATTCCCTCCTCTTTATCTTCTTGAACATCATCCTCAATACGAGTCTCAGGGAGGACATGAACCTTAACCGGTGGCTCCATCTCTTCAATGTCGCTTGGTTCGTCAGTTTCCTCACCCGGTACATTGAGTTTTAGATCCCCAGACAAATCAACGTGCTTCCCACGTTTCCTTTTCTTGAGAATCACTTTTCTGGTGATACATGAGCTACAACATGGACAGTAAAGCTCataattttcttgtgtttcaagCAACTTCTCTAGGTTTGACTTTTCTTCTGAatccgatgatgatgatatctccctcttttcttcttcttcttcctcttgttgtcCTTCTATCTCACCATTTTCTCTGTTCTGTTGCATTTCGTTCTCTACATTTGCTAAGTTTATGGAGCTCGACTTTAACCAATCTAAACCGTTTTCTTCATTTGAACCTGCTTCTTCGGATTCTTCGTTTAAGTCGGTTTCATTGTTTGAACCGGTTTGGCTGACAGTAGTCTCAAGTACTACTGGATCTGAATTGGAACATACTGATGATGTGCTTTCACGAACAGACTTGTTTCCTACGAGagcaattaagaaaaaagtaaacaagagaTTGATCTACCGGTTATGCAAGATTGAGTCCGGTTAAAGAATTGGAAATTTGAGAAATCCTACAAGTAGTAGACGTACGTCACGtaccaaaaaaagttaagatcaagaaaaataaaaacatgtatCTAGGTGACAAGTTGACTAATAATAATTGTATGTACCTTGAGATCCATCATCTTTCTCTTCGACTTCCACATCTATCTGGGTGGTAATGTTGACAGGCGCCGGCGCGGTCGCTACCGCCTTGAATCGAAATTCTCCGGGGGGAACATTATCTTTACCAAATCTAAAAGTCTCAAGAAGATCCACTAATAATTCTGCATCTATAGTCTCACTTTGGCCGTCATTCAATCCAAACCAGCTTGCATTGACTGGTCGGTTTGGCTTTTCCATTTCAACCCCAATTGTAACGAAACTGTTGCCAACGATTTTGAGATATGAAGGAGATTTCAGATTATGtgactttcctttttttcttctttcaaaaagaaaacatagttGTGTCGTTTTTATTCTCTAGAATCATATTATctttacatatatgtatataaataatacCCACGAGGGAAGCACGAGGTGTTAAATATTTGTTAGTAATTCATAACGAATAGCTTCAAAAATTGCTTCAAATTACAGGTTGATTTTTGGTAATCAGGGAAGGTGTCGTGACTCATAGACTCATAGTTAAGTAGCACTCAATTTTGCAACCttaaccatttttttatatatgagtaaATGACTAATGGAGTTAAGAATTTTCAGAAGTAATAcgaatcactttttttttttttttgttaaaaaatatacgAATCACTTTGAaagctagttttttttttaattcatgaaAATAGTGTCTTTATGGTGATTGTACTAACTACTAAGttaacttatttattattttcactgAAAAAATGCATACAATAACTAATTAGTCAACCCACAATCAATAGAGTTCCACAACATAACTATTTTAATACACGAGTCGCACAAGTTgataatgaaaacaaatcatatagTGTACAACTCATTATGACAAAGAAACGTTACAAGTTAGTTTAGGCCTTGAATGACAAGTAGATTCTACGAtactttttggattttgtttttcaaaaaccaattttttctcTATTCAAGATTTTACATTATATAGATTCcctaaaaaatagaaaatctattttttagcttttctttacaaatattaacaaaaactagAATCTACGTAATTAGAGATTTTAGGGAAAAGTTTcgattcattttgtttttttaatatttctttatgtagttattttttaaaataaacaaaaaataactttcctacaaaaaactaaaatttcaaaaatcaaaaaccaaaatctataatctaaaaaccatttaaaaaccaTCTTCCATTCATTCCATTCATGGCCTTAGTTGGGATATAAAATACTAACGGACACGTTATCAAAAACGTATAATTACTGTCTGTTACGAAGCCCATTAATTGCGAGACCCTTATACATTTGCATTTCGCAAAATAGGCCCAATACTATAAAATCTTCAGCACGACCACCAAAAAAGTGGAGCTACCCCACTAAATACCACGTGGCAAAACGTGAGGCTTCAGTTTCGGCAGAAGTGTGTGAATGtgatccttcttttttttttttactcgtcAACTCGGTTCTTAATTTTCGCGCTTTTCTGAGAGATCCATTAAAAATAACATACAAAATCATATCCAAAAGATCTGAAAAATGTATGTTGCAAAAcagtaaactaaaaaaaaaaattcgagtTTATAATTGTTGGAtctatcaaatttttttctttaatttgtatttgGGTTGGGGAaggaataaaattaaattttgattatgtTTCCTAATTAAAGAtccaaaacttttgttttagtcAAGAATTAAAGGGTTACAGTGTACTCTCTCTGTGTGTGTGGGTTACaactttttataaagatttggAAGCATGTCGGCGAAGTTCGCATCGTAAGGGGATTCTTTACGTAGTAGATAGGCCACAGGTGGTTTCAATCTTTCCCCAAAGTACCCCATTTCGAAAtcgacaaaatatatatttcgaaTTTTAAATT contains:
- the LOC104738143 gene encoding membrane protein of ER body 2 — translated: MEKPNRPVNASWFGLNDGQSETIDAELLVDLLETFRFGKDNVPPGEFRFKAVATAPAPVNITTQIDVEVEEKDDGSQGNKSVRESTSSVCSNSDPVVLETTVSQTGSNNETDLNEESEEAGSNEENGLDWLKSSSINLANVENEMQQNRENGEIEGQQEEEEEEKREISSSSDSEEKSNLEKLLETQENYELYCPCCSSCITRKVILKKRKRGKHVDLSGDLKLNVPGEETDEPSDIEEMEPPVKVHVLPETRIEDDVQEDKEEGIIFSCLACLKYFIRLGTRFLQFVYIRAKPVEEPVKVNLEIRNSINTTQSLPQIQPDGERFAIEVLKSTVYGGLTETITSLGVVSSAAASGSSTVNILALAIANLAGGLIVLAQNLQDIRNSSDQEIDRYKELLGRRDNFRIHILVAVMSYIFFGLIPPLVYAFSFYETGIKNYKLISVFSVSLVCVILLGLIKVYVRKPPNSRESIKAYLKSAVYYTSIVVEQGSYNLFISGQNRLRNQKICKLYAVKVNLEIRNSINTTQSLPQIQPDGERFAIEVLKSTVYGGLTETITSLGVVSSAAASGSSTVNILALAIANLAGGLIVLAQNLQDIRNSSDQEIDRYKELLGRRDNFRIHILVAVMSYIFFGLIPPLVYAFSFYETGIKNYKLISVFSVSLVCVILLGLIKVYVRKPPNSRESIKAYLKSAVYYTSIVVASSGISYVVGDIMGEYIGKLTWISLDQMSSRRSVKRSLILSDDEDEDIFYSFKVLLPNGTSVKLTLSNPDPKMSMQNFVNLVKKEYDNARKDCVLLSKRTRVDWNSGGKFSLESNGEKMNGVVRFAAFKPNLCHIIRLNDGSGIASTMYENLWDLTPDTDLLKELPENYSFETALADLIDNSLQAVWPYREGARKLISVDISADRITVFDTGKGMDSSEENSIDKW